Genomic window (Lycium barbarum isolate Lr01 chromosome 2, ASM1917538v2, whole genome shotgun sequence):
TAATTGGTAGTATAATAAACTTCTTCCCATTCTCACTCTATTACTAAAATAACCCTTGATACATATCACATGCATTTACACTCCTAAGTACCTTTTAGTAATTTCATCTATCGTCATTTCTCTCATCTCCTCTGACTAGCaatacctattttttttttttttgggttcaaTTTCCAGACAAACCCTAGTGAAAAACGCACTCCGAAAATCAGAGAAAATGGCTTCAACCAACCAAACACCCCCTAAGAAAAACCCCAAAAAGGCCAATCTATTGGATCATCACTCCATCAAGAACCTTCTAGATGAATCAGTCACTGAGGTAACTCAATTTTTTTACCCTACATTAATTCAGTTTTTACCCTAGATTTGAATTGAACAGTTACTGTGTTATTCAGTTTTTTTACCCTATATTTGAATTGAACAATTACTGTGGTAATATAGTTTTTACCCTAGATTTGGATTGAATTTTAAGTCTTCTTTTGTGAATtgatcttctttttttttaattaaattattgTAGATTGTGACAAGCAAAGGATATCCAGAAGATGTGAGATTGAGTAACGTAAGGTTGTTGATTGGGACAATTATAATTGCAATTGCACTTGTTGCTCAGTTTTACAAGAAGGAGTTTCCTGCGAATCGCGATTTTCTCATTGGCTGCATTGTCTTATATCctttttgatttttattttaacTGTTAATTATGAAACAGATCCAAATGATATAGGGATTTATATTATAACCTGCCTTGTTTCTTTGATCAGTAAAGATTATCACTGAGGAAGAGTTGAAACAtcgaaaataaaaataataatttaattcACCTGCTGATTATGTgtttttattttcatttattgAGTATTAGAATAAAATGAAACCTAATGGAGGATATAGGGAATTATATAACCTGCCTTATTTCTTTGATCAGTGAAGATTATCACTGCTTATCACTTAGGAATAGTTGAAAaattgaaactaaaaaaaaaaacaatttaattCACTGGTTTAACAACTGTTTTGCTTTCACGGCGTGCTTGCGTGGGACCTTTTTTTACATTACTTCATCACTGTTGCTGATGGCATCTGTTTCATTTGTTGTAAATACTGTTTGGTTATCCCGtgagaaaattaattttttatactAATACTCACTTATTTCTCCAGTGAAAATGACAATTGCAAATTGATTACTAAGtaatttcttatttatttatttaattaaaacgAACAAGTCCCTTAGGCCTTATCCTTGTTATGAATAGTCACAATTTAATAGACATGATTAGAGAGTTGAATTTTGGATGTGAATGCTCATATTTGGTCCTGTATGAGTCTATGGTTGAGAACAATGCAAAGTGATAAAATTTGAAGGCCACATGTTTACAGGCGTTGTATATTTGATGTATGATGGTTGAAGACATATGCCTTTGCAATATTTGTACATTTGTACATATATGGGAGTTTGATTGATGGACGTTTTATGGTGCTTGAGAGATTTAAGACTTTTAATATGTGAAACTTTTTCTCTAACTTTGTCGTATCCTTGACTATGGCACGTATATCTTGTTCAACGGGATATTGCAGTTGATTATCCACACAAAGGAAAAAAATGCGATTTTGTTCACCTATCCTCCGGAAGTAAGTTATCCATCAACATGCCTTTTTCTGCAACAATATGTTTGTGAAATTCAACATGCTAATAAGTTTTTTGTTGTGCATTAATTGAATTAGTGAATTCTAACATGTCCTTTCTGGAGTAGTCACTGATTAATGCGAGGATCTTTCTTGATGAATGTGCTTGCTGGAATTAGAACTTAAATACCTGTTAAAAAAGGTGGTTTGGATGTTCCATTTTATGTCTATTTTGAATTGTCAAAAATTAGGCTGGTGAACTTTCCCGTAAATATTATGCTTTATTGAGTTGCCCCCTTAATCTTCGATTGCATTTAGGGAAAGTATGACAAAACTAAGTTGCTGAGATTTTTTTTTGCTGTCAAAGTCATTTCTTACACTTTCGATTGCAGATGAAACAATATAAGGTCCATGATAGTCTGCTATGATGTTGCATTCTAATTTCTATATAGTCCTGGTAATTTGGTGGTTACCAGGTAAAGATCTGAGATTTCTCCTCTGAATTTCCCAAATGATTTTGGGATTTGTTCAGTGAGTTTGTTGCGGTCTAAACGAATTGCTAATAAATTAGGGAGTTGATAAAGTGATGGCGGGACGAttgttcaaaaaaaataaaaaatggtgaCATTGTCAATTGGATTTGAACCATAATCAGAGACCATCATTTTCTTATTCTTTCTTAATTttgtgccattttttttttttttgtatttccaattttgcccttgtggaaatttaaaaaaaaagtgtgtttTCATTGTTTTGCAAAAGCATAAAGAGGTTAGGGTGCGAatcataaaaaaaattagaatagGGTGTGAATCGCAAAAGAGGACATACGTTGCGGGTGCAAAACGTAACGGACTCGAAGAATTCCTACACCTATGAATAGGAGTCATTTTACGTTGTGATGGTATGAACAAGTGTAGTAGTGTGCATCAAACGAGAGGTCTATTTtgcaaaaaagagagaaaaaaatttaaGTCTCCACCATATTCACCATAAAAGAGAGTATTCATTTGTTGGAAGAAAGGGTTCTTCGTGTTGGAGCTTCGGACTCAACAACTAGTGATGAAAGCGTTGATCAAACACACATGAAATGGGTGAATGTAAACCCATTTTGACGCATCAAATACTTTTTTTCCCAGCAGGTTATACGGACATAGTCCATATTTGACCTGGTTTAAATGAATCAATTGTCCAACTCATTTTTGTTTAGCGGGTTGGACGGATACTTGATTGTTTTATTCATTTCTTCAAGCACTCATTAAAAGTGTGATGAAGGGGGCATCATATTATGGCAATCGTATTATGGCTAGTGTAACTTATCATAAGGAAAGAAATTTGATTAAAAGAACTTATATGTAATTACCTCAGGCGAAGTACTATATCGGATGTTGTTTTCTCTAGGTTTATTAGTTACCCACCAAAAGGGTGGTCCAtgctgtttattttattttacctgGTTCCTTCCGGGGTTTATGGTGGTGGGGTCTCACTAATGCACCTTAGATCTTCTTATCAAGATTCCTTTGTCAGTTTCTGTAAATATAAGATGCACTATTTTTCTAGTGTGAAATCTTCATATAGTAGCACATTGTGTTCAGACATCAAATCTGGTAGCATCTTTTGTTTCTCTTCTTAGTCTTAATCTCTATCTCTCATGTTTTGTAACTCTTACACCTGCTAGCATACCGTGTTCAGACCTTAGATCTGCTGGATAccctttcttttcttgtttttggcTTTTACTTTTCTATTGTAAAGTCATTAGTTTTATTTCTCTAGTGTAATCTTCTCTTGTAGCGTCTCGGAGTTCTTTCTTCTTTGTCTGTCTTTTTTTAAACATCTTTTATGGGAACTTACGTGCTCCTTTCAAGTAAGTGGTACAGTCTAATGAGTTGCTCTAGAGGCTTATATGATGCTATGAAGAGAGCATGAAGGACTGCCCCTTTGTGATTTTTTCTCTACTAGATTTTGTTATGTTGCTTTTATTGGAGAATTTTGCTCTTGGAGTAATATCAATCTGCAGCAGTATTCTTTCCAATATATTTAGCTATCTTGTTACTTGCAAGATACCTTTAGCTATAGTCAACTCGTATCCACTGCAGTTTGTGGACTGCTGTATTCTATGATCAGCGTTTTTATGTCTTATGACTTTTGTGACTCTTACTTCTAGCTGAATCTGGTGAAATCTGAAGGCCAGAGGCTTCTTCTTCTCCCGAAGATGTCTCCTGTAGTCATCAGGAATATCACCTGCATAGACTTTTGTTGAGCCTCGTCTTCCAGTGTCTGGAGGTTCAGTAGCTTATGCTATATTGAATTATCTGGCAAACTCATCTATCTTATTAAAACTGGTGTGAATCTTCTGTCGGGAGGAGATGCATATGCTGAAATAACATTTATTGCCTGGTTAATCTTGTACTGAATTTGTCGCACTTGAGCAATAAATTTCTTATGCCTGCTCATAAAGGAACTACGGATTGTTGTTTGTGACAGGGATCTTTTAACAGCACTGGCTTAATCGTCTCATCGAAGCTGCCTAGATTCTCCGATATGTACACACTTACTGTAGAAAGTGCTGATCCCAAGTCTATTTCTGCAAGGCCAAAAGTTGAATTTACCAAGAGCGTCACAAAATGGTCTCTTTCTCCCTACCTCTCTTCCTTTCCAGAGAGAAAATATATTACGAGTGAGATTTCATAAACTGTATGACTTGATTCGGATGAGATATGTTTTTGCAGGTTTGCCAAAGATGGAGTTCTTGTGGAGGGGCTATTCTGGAAAGATGTTGAAGCCTTAGTTAACGATTATGCTAAGGAACACAAAAAGAGCAAATAGATGCTGTCAGACATTTTGATAGGAAAGTTGGTGGCATGGATATAGCCAATGAGATTTAAAACGTCGGTTAATGTCTTCTGGATTAATATAATCTAAATCATTATTGAAGCAAAGTTGATCCATTTTCATAGTTGAATTATTTGATCCAGCTGAAAGTATTTTAGCCCTATTGgcccttattattattataaaagtaGAGTATTTTTGCGATGTGCGGTACCTGCACTTGGTTTCTGAAGTCTTGCCTATTTCTTTGCCAATTCATATGGTTCATGAATATTGTGCTGTTCACATGCCAGGTAAGTCTCCTTTTATGAAAACTTTAAAATCTATAAGCTAAAAGAGTTTGTAATTGTATGCGGAACCTAAAGAACGCTTTACGAGATTTGACAtttcaaaataaattttaaacaTATATATTTCTCTTTGGACATTGATTTGCATAAAATGGATCCAATatgatttatatattattttatggaTCCACAAACAACACGAGGTTTGTGCACACCTTTTTTCAAATAGATTACTCTTTGATTGCCTATCTGTTTTCACGTATAATATACACCGTCTTTAAATAGTATTTCTCAATGAGTACAACAGTTTTAGTGCTAGATTACATCCAGTTATTCGTACTCTTGAAACTTCAGTAGAAACTACACAACAACTTGGGGCAGAGCCTCAGAGGGAGTCTCAACACAGAAAAATCCATTTAACTTTTTGACAATATTGGCTTCACCTTTGTATTTATCTTCAATGAgatttatctcaaattatttgacCAATTCTCAATGAATCTGTATATGATTGAAATGTTTTCTTgtgaaaaaaaaactaaatttagaTGAGAAAAATACATAAAGCACAATATACTGAATACTTTACGAAAAATAGAGGAACTTACTGAAAACCCCTTCTTGAAGGTCAACGACTTATAAAATATGTCCCAAGCTACTTATCTAAGCAAAAGTCCCACATAGCAGCTTATGTTTTATTTTTAAGAGCTTTGTCTGTTAGTGATACGTATCTTGACTGAAAGAGGAAAATACCCGAGTTCGGTAGCGAATGACGCTTAACCGGGCTATGGAGTCTATGGGGGTATTTTGCTAAAAGGTCATTCTCAATACTTATTTTGACAAAAGGCCATAAGTCTTAAAGAATTGGCTAAAGGGCCACTATTTATGACATCATCAAATGAAGTCTCCTATGTTGTCATCCCTATAcccaaagttttaaaaaaatacaaaacAACCCCTAACCACCAACATTTAATTACCCCAATTTATAgctccatttttttttgttccctccCTCCAAAAGCTCGTTGCTCCCCATTTCTGCACTTTTCCGATCCCGTTTCTGGCCAAATTTCTAGCTTTTCATCTCAAAATCAGTCCCAAACGACAGATTTCTTCCCCACTTCAGTCATTGTAACTTAAATCTCTTAGAAATTATTGAAAAGAAGCTCAAATTATTTTTACCATTGTTGTCAAAGCTCAATTATCAGGTGCCAATTCCATCAGCGTCTACTGGTAGTGGAGTTCGTCTTTTGTTCTGATCCTCTTTTGGAGTCAATTCTCCATTAAAAGAGCTGTATCCCTGCTGTTTTTTTAGTCTGAATCTGGTTTCTAAATCTAGGCATGGGCCAATTATAGACCATAGCAATAGTCTATTATATCTTTAGTATGGCGTCTATTGAAGAATATGTTATAATAGGTGGTGATTATATGGGTGAAGGGGTGGAGACCCCAAAATGTTGGATTTGGAATTCTGCGAGTAAGGTGACAGTGTCGATCACCGTGCGTCGCAATGGTACATATAACGATTTGGTTGAGAGCGTAAAGGAAAGCGGGGAGTTAGATTGTGACCCCAGCGACTAGCACATTAGTTATATGATTAATGTTCTGCCTACTAGGGGAAAAGCTCACCCTTCTTTCATAACAAATGGTAGGCATGTGGTGTTGTATATGTCTGATGTTGCTGCTGATGGTTGTAGGCCTGTTTTGAGAATAACTATTATTGAGAGGTTTCAAGCAGCGTCAACATCAGcagcaccacccccacccccacaacAGCCAGTGGATGCAAATTCAATGCAATGAGAGCATGGGTGATCATTCAATGGATACAGATGATCATGATGTTAATGTCGAAGGGTGTGATGGGCAGCCAAACCAACTTGGAAGGAAGAGAATAAAGTGTATCCCTGGCATCGCAAAATCTT
Coding sequences:
- the LOC132627382 gene encoding signal peptidase complex subunit 2; the protein is MASTNQTPPKKNPKKANLLDHHSIKNLLDESVTEIVTSKGYPEDVRLSNVRLLIGTIIIAIALVAQFYKKEFPANRDFLIGCIVLYILFNGILQLIIHTKEKNAILFTYPPEGSFNSTGLIVSSKLPRFSDMYTLTVESADPKSISARPKVEFTKSVTKWFAKDGVLVEGLFWKDVEALVNDYAKEHKKSK